The following coding sequences are from one Coffea arabica cultivar ET-39 chromosome 11e, Coffea Arabica ET-39 HiFi, whole genome shotgun sequence window:
- the LOC113718636 gene encoding transcription factor bHLH168, with the protein MQAPVTSNPKKKKKRHCTVKGLKMQPEGVSCKIGRSVKGKLRRLHFKNLYSRLASLLPPLASQEKLTLPALVEQSFVYVKDLKKRIDELNAKKEELKEDLVLPAIEMSEKGPILEVNLVTSLKKGFTLHEVISILEEEGAQVLSANYSTSKNRIYYTISSQAYSSRIGIETSRVYQRLKTLSAAGFASPALGGTLCPLQFEG; encoded by the exons ATGCAGGCCCCAGTCACAAgtaacccaaaaaagaaaaagaaaaggcactGCACTGTAAAAGGACTAAAGATGCAGCCTGAAGGTGTCTCATGCAAAATCGGTCGGAGTGTGAAGGGGAAGCTTCGAAGGCTGCACTTCAAGAATCTCTACTCGCGACTTGCTTCTCTCCTCCCACCTCTTGCCTCCCAG GAGAAATTGACTTTACCTGCTCTAGTGGAGCAATCTTTTGTTTATGTGAAAGATCTTAAGAAAAGGATAGATGAGCTGAACGCAAAAAAGGAAGAGCTGAAAGAAGATTTGGTGCTACCAGCCATTGAGATGAGTGAAAAGGGTCCAATTCTTGAAGTGAATTTGGTTACCAGTTTGAAGAAGGGCTTCACGTTGCATGAAGTCATCAGCATTCTTGAGGAAGAAGGTGCTCAAGTACTGAGCGCAAACTATTCAACTTCGAAAAACAGGATCTACTATACAATTTCTTCCCAG GCATACTCTTCGAGAATCGGTATAGAGACTTCAAGAGTGTACCAGAGGTTGAAGACACTATCAGCTGCAGGATTTGCTTCTCCAGCCCTAGGGGGAACTCTGTGCCCACTGCAATTTGAAGGATGA
- the LOC113718919 gene encoding polygalacturonase-1 non-catalytic subunit beta, translating into MRKPIFFLLLFSQAAFYNVGLSGSETDGRLKLAGENPFTAKASLIRRWGTQVTNDLPMPGFFLNKASPLNAVQMATFSKLLADQNSFSTQLPAFCSKANLLCFPDLSPSLEKYGNDVNFVTYSDKNFTNYGTDRPGGVDTFKNYSNDFLPLDSFRRYSRGSLGHDDKFSTYAIDGNLVEQTFDTYGTTATGGAGTFTNYQNLVNVPNLNFTSYSDDASGRNQGFTNYINNGNSGEEDFKSYSKMGNGGENKFTTYTNDSNGILSSFSNYGKSGNGIKDTFTSYGFGGNVPENTFTSYGDGGNAATEIFKSYSDKTNVGADFFKSYAKDSNAAKANFASYGRSVNKGPVQFTSYGEGAKNHHIEFKIYGDNYSFKKYAKNGVTFKTYLNESSAGLATLEAAGGRKVKPNTNNKWVEPGKFFREKMLKSGTVMPMPDIRDKMPKRSFLPRVIAAKLPFSTSKIRELNKIFHARENSGIGRLISDALNECERAPSPGETKRCVGSGEDMIDFATSVLGRNVVVRTTENTRGSGGNILIGSVKGINGGKVIGSVSCHQSLFPYLLYYCHSVPKVRVYEADILDPNTKDKVNRGVAICHVDTSSWSPGHGAFIALGSGPGKIEVCHWIFENDMTWAVAD; encoded by the exons ATGCGCAAGCCAATCTTCTTCCTACTTCTGTTTTCCCAAGCAGCATTTTACAAT GTGGGCTTGTCCGGATCGGAGACGGATGGTCGCCTGAAGCTGGCCGGAGAAAACCCATTCACGGCAAAGGCTTCTTTGATTCGTCGCTGGGGAACCCAAGTCACCAATGACTTACCAATGCCAGGGTTTTTCCTCAACAAAGCCTCCCCACTCAACGCGGTCCAAATGGCAACTTTCTCAAAACTACTTGCCGATCAAAACTCCTTCTCAACTCAACTCCCAGCCTTCTGCTCCAAGGCCAACCTCCTCTGCTTCCCGGACTTATCCCCGAGCCTCGAAAAATACGGCAACGACGTTAATTTCGTTACCTACAGCGACAAGAACTTCACAAACTACGGCACCGACCGCCCCGGGGGAGTGGATACCTTCAAGAACTACTCCAACGACTTCCTCCCTCTCGACAGTTTCCGTCGGTACAGTCGCGGCTCCCTCGGCCACGACGACAAGTTCTCCACCTACGCCATTGATGGCAACTTGGTTGAGCAAACCTTCGACACTTACGGCACCACCGCCACCGGCGGAGCGGGAACCTTCACCAACTACCAGAATCTTGTCAACGTCCCCAATCTGAACTTCACCTCCTACTCCGACGATGCCAGTGGCCGGAACCAAGGTTTCACAAACTACATAAACAATGGCAATAGCGGGGAGGAAGATTTCAAAAGCTACAGTAAAATGGGGAATGGAGGTGAAAATAAATTCACCACTTACACGAATGACTCAAACGGCATTCTTTCGAGCTTTTCTAACTACGGTAAATCCGGGAATGGAATTAAAGATACTTTTACTTCATACGGGTTTGGCGGAAATGTGCCAGAAAATACTTTTACCAGTTATGGAGATGGAGGTAATGCTGCCACGGAAATATTCAAGAGTTATAGTGACAAAACGAATGTTGGAGCTGACTTTTTCAAATCTTATGCTAAGGACTCAAATGCCGCCAAGGCTAATTTTGCTAGCTATGGTCGGTCCGTGAATAAGGGTCCGGTTCAATTCACTTCTTACGGGGAAGGTGCCAAGAATCATCATATTGAATTCAAAATCTACGGTGACAATTACAGTTTCAAGAAGTATGCTAAAAATGGTGTCACGTTCAAGACCTATCTCAATGAAAGCTCGGCCGGTTTGGCCACTCTGGAGGCAGCTGGTGGCAGAAAAGTTAAACCTAACACTAATAATAAGTGGGTGGAGCCTGGGAAGTTTTTCAGGGAGAAAATGTTGAAGAGTGGAACAGTGATGCCTATGCCTGACATTCGGGATAAGATGCCTAAAAGGTCATTTTTGCCCCGAGTGATCGCCGCGAAATTACCATTTTCAACTAGCAAGATTCGTGAGCTGAACAAAATTTTTCATGCCAGGGAGAATTCCGGAATCGGTCGTTTGATTTCTGATGCGTTGAATGAATGCGAGAGAGCTCCTAGCCCTGGGGAGACCAAAAGGTGCGTTGGCTCCGGCGAGGACATGATTGACTTTGCAACTTCAGTGCTGGGTCGAAACGTTGTCGTGCGAACGACTGAAAATACTCGAGGTTCTGGGGGGAATATACTGATAGGTTCGGTCAAAGGAATCAACGGTGGGAAAGTAATCGGATCCGTGTCTTGTCATCAGAGTTTGTTCCCGTACTTGTTGTATTATTGCCATTCGGTACCAAAAGTGCGGGTCTACGAAGCGGATATACTTGACCCGAACACGAAGGACAAAGTCAACCGCGGAGTTGCCATCTGTCACGTTGACACGTCATCCTGGAGCCCCGGTCATGGAGCCTTCATTGCTCTGGGTTCGGGTCCTGGGAAGATTGAGGTTTGCCACTGGATTTTTGAGAATGATATGACTTGGGCTGTGGCTGATTGA